DNA sequence from the Aureibacillus halotolerans genome:
AGCGTATGGCAGCTTGCCTGTAACAAGTCACCTTATTACTTAATATTCTTGCGGTTATTTTCTTGAACCCTGTCCCCTCTAACCTGGAAAGATAAGGGCACGGATAGAACATGTATCGAATTAAGCTGGAGTATGATATACTTTTCTATCGGACCCCTGGTTCATAGTCAGTCGTCAATCGTTAGAGAAAAAGAAGGGAGAGGCGTATGTATGTCGGATGTAACGTATGTGGAAAACTCACAACCTATGGAAACAACCGGAACAATTCTACCCTTTCATGCAAGCGGTAAAACCTTATTTAATATTGCAAGCAAAGCGATGCGCTTAGCAAACATACATAAAGCGGAACGGTACTTGCGCCTCGCATGTAAACGCGAACCACAAGAAACCTTTTATCAGTCACAGCTTGCGATGTGCCTATCAGAGCTAGGGAAATACAGCGACTCTAATAAAGTGCTGTTAGAGCTCTTGCAGGTCTCAAAGCAAGGGATGGAAGAAGCGTATTTTCTATTGGCAAACAACTATGCCCATCTTGGACAGTTTGATGAGGCGTTGAAATATACAAAAACCTATTTAGCAATAAGTCCTGTTGGAGAGTTTAGTGAAGATGCACAGGATCTTCTCGATGTGCTAGATGAGGATGAGCTAGAATTTAATGAAGATCCACTTGTGACGAGTCAAGAGGAAGCGAAGGAACTGCTCGCGAAGGGACGGTTCAAGGAAGCTGAGGAGAGTTTTCTTGAAATCATTTCCACGTACCCTTCCTTCTGGGCTGCGCACAATAACCTTGCCCTTGCGTTATTTTATCAAGGACAAAGTCGAGCTGCCTTTAAGCGCCTAGACACCGTACTCGAAAAAAATCCGGGGAATCTTCACGCCATATGCAATCTCGCCGTATTCTATAAGCATCTAGGAAAGCAGCAAAAGCTTCAGGAAAGCCTATGGCAGCTTCGCAATGTGTACCCTATGACAAGCGATTATCAATATAAGATTGGTGCGACATTGGCGATGCTTGGAGACTATCAAACTGGCTTTTACTGGCTAAATCATTTGTATTCACGGCACTTTGAAGGGGATGCCTTATTTTATCATTGGCTATCATTGAGTGCTTACTATACGGGCCGAAACTCCTTTGCACACAGTGTTTGGAAACTCGCTAAACGTATTGATCCATCCCTAAGTGACGCGGAGCAGCCTTGGGAAGCGCAGCATACTCAGGAACACAAAGGGCATATGGATCAGTATCAGGGAGAATTACTTAGTGGATTAAAGCATGAGGATTTGCCTGAGTGGCAGCTGTTTTGCGTCTATATGCTTAATCGTGAGGCAACCGTTGAACACCTGAACTTAGAGCAGTATCCTCTTCATCCTGTTGCGGAAAAGCTTCATGTCATGTTGAAGGAGAACGTTTTTGAGAACAGTGCGTTTTCAAAACGTGATCAGCTCATGCTCAGTGTCGCCCATTTATTTGAAGAACGTTTTTCGAATGGTCAACAAGATAGTGCCATGCTGCTGCACGATGTGCTTGCTCAATGGTTCCAATGGTATGTTTTAATTCGCGATTCAAAAACCCGTCGCGTGTCTGCACAGGTTTGGGCAGCAGCGGTTGAGGTGACAGCTGAAACTGGGCTTTCTGTTAAAGACGCGTGCACGTATTATGACGTGCCAGCTCAGACGCTAAAGAGTTATTTAACGACTATGCAAGAATGGAAAGAGCAACAGCTCCAGGGAGCAGAACATTAGACGTTATTGAGAAAAAATCGTATGATAACAGAGCATAGATCATTTGAATGTACGATGTTATTTTGTTGTGTTACAGATGGGAGGAAAGACAGACAATGACTGAAGAAAAAGTGTACGACGTCATCATTATTGGTGCAGGACCTGCGGGCATGACAGCAGCGGTTTATACATCTAGAGCAAACATGTCAACATTGATGATTGAAAGAGGTATTCCAGGCGGGCAAATGGCGAATACCGAAGACGTGGAAAACTATCCAGGATACGACCATATTCTCGGTCCTGACTTGTCGACAAAAATGTTCGAACACGCGAAGAAATTCGGTGCCGAATACGCCTATGGCGATATAAAAGAAATTACAGACCACAAAGAATATAAGCTCATTCAGGCTGGGTCGAAACAATACAAAGCAAAGTCAATTATTATTGCGACGGGAGCTCATTACAAAAAGCTTGGTGTGGTAGGTGAAGATACGTATAGCGGACGTGGGGTTTCTTACTGCGCGGTATGTGATGGTGCTTTCTTTAAAGACAAGGAATTATACGTTATTGGTGGTGGGGATTCAGCTTGTGAAGAGGGTGTGTACCTCACGCGCTTTGCGTCTAAGGTGACCATTGTACACCGCAGAGATAAACTTCGCGCGCAACCGATCCTTCAAAAAAGAGCTATGGAAAACGAGAAAATCGATTTTATTTGGAACCACAACGTAAAAGAAATTCATGGGACAGACGGCAAAGTGTCTGCCATTGAATTGTCGCAAGTGGAGACAGGTGAATCAGAGACGTTACCAGCAGAAGGTGTATTTGTTTATATTGGTATGCTGCCGCTAAGTGACCCGTTTGTTTCATTAGGCATCACAAATGAAGAAGGCTATATTCCGACAAATGAACAAATGGAAACAAGCATTCCAGGAATTTTTGCTGCTGGAGACATCCGTGAAAAGACACTCCGTCAAATTGTCACTGCGACTGGAGACGGGAGCATTGCCGCGCAAGCAGCACAAGGTTTTGTTGAAACATTAGAAGAAGAGAGCAAATCCAAAGAAGAGATTGTTTAACATTCGCACAATCTCTTAACATAATGTTATTCTCATTTAAACGTTGTGTAACACGCCTGAAACATCTGTGGGGTATACTATCAATATAAATTGACCCCCTTTTTTAACATACATGGTGTGGTGCGGATCCCCGTCCGCGCCCTTTTTTTGTT
Encoded proteins:
- a CDS encoding tetratricopeptide repeat protein produces the protein MSDVTYVENSQPMETTGTILPFHASGKTLFNIASKAMRLANIHKAERYLRLACKREPQETFYQSQLAMCLSELGKYSDSNKVLLELLQVSKQGMEEAYFLLANNYAHLGQFDEALKYTKTYLAISPVGEFSEDAQDLLDVLDEDELEFNEDPLVTSQEEAKELLAKGRFKEAEESFLEIISTYPSFWAAHNNLALALFYQGQSRAAFKRLDTVLEKNPGNLHAICNLAVFYKHLGKQQKLQESLWQLRNVYPMTSDYQYKIGATLAMLGDYQTGFYWLNHLYSRHFEGDALFYHWLSLSAYYTGRNSFAHSVWKLAKRIDPSLSDAEQPWEAQHTQEHKGHMDQYQGELLSGLKHEDLPEWQLFCVYMLNREATVEHLNLEQYPLHPVAEKLHVMLKENVFENSAFSKRDQLMLSVAHLFEERFSNGQQDSAMLLHDVLAQWFQWYVLIRDSKTRRVSAQVWAAAVEVTAETGLSVKDACTYYDVPAQTLKSYLTTMQEWKEQQLQGAEH
- the trxB gene encoding thioredoxin-disulfide reductase, with protein sequence MTEEKVYDVIIIGAGPAGMTAAVYTSRANMSTLMIERGIPGGQMANTEDVENYPGYDHILGPDLSTKMFEHAKKFGAEYAYGDIKEITDHKEYKLIQAGSKQYKAKSIIIATGAHYKKLGVVGEDTYSGRGVSYCAVCDGAFFKDKELYVIGGGDSACEEGVYLTRFASKVTIVHRRDKLRAQPILQKRAMENEKIDFIWNHNVKEIHGTDGKVSAIELSQVETGESETLPAEGVFVYIGMLPLSDPFVSLGITNEEGYIPTNEQMETSIPGIFAAGDIREKTLRQIVTATGDGSIAAQAAQGFVETLEEESKSKEEIV